From a region of the Falco peregrinus isolate bFalPer1 chromosome 5, bFalPer1.pri, whole genome shotgun sequence genome:
- the FLII gene encoding protein flightless-1 homolog encodes MAATGVLPFVRGVDLSGNDFKGGYFPEHVKAMTSLRWLKLNHTGLCYLPEELAALQKLEHLSVSHNSLTTLHGELSGLPCLRAIVARANSLKNSGVPDDIFQLDDLSVLDLSYNQLTECPRELENAKNMLVLNLGHNSIETIPNQLFINLTDLLYLDLSDNKLESLPPQMRRLVHLQTLILNNNPLLHAQLRQLPAMTALQTLHLRNTQRTQSNLPTSLEGLVNLADVDLSCNDLIRIPECLYTLGSLRRLNLSSNQIMELSLCIDQWTQLETLNLSRNQLTSLPSAICKLTKLKKMYLNSNKLDFDGIPSGIGKLANLEEFMAANNNLELIPESLCRCSKLRKLVLNKNRLVTLPEAIHFLTDMEILDVRENPNLVMPPKPVDRTSEWYNIDFSLQNQLRLAGASPATVAAAAAGSGTKDPLARKMRLRRRKDSAQDDQAKQVLKGMSDVAQEKNKKIEESGEAKAPDLKTRRWDQGLEKPQLDYSEFFSEDVGQLPGLCVWQIENFVPTLVDEAFHGKFYEADCYIVLKTFLDENGSLNWEIYYWIGQEATLDKKACSAIHAVNLRNYLGAECRSIREEMGDESDEFLQVFDNDISYIEGGTASGFFTVEDTQYITRLYRVYGKKNVKLEPVALKGTSLDPRFVFLLDHGLNLFVWRGSQATLSSTTKARLFAEKINKNERKGKAEITLLTQGQETPDFWEALGGQPEEIRPCVPDDFQPHKPKLYKVGLGLGYLELPQINYRLSVEHKKRLKADLMPEMRLLQSLLDTKSVYILDCWSDVFIWIGRKSPRLVRAAALKLSQELCGMLHRPKHAMVTRNLEGTECQVFKSKFKNWDDVLRVDYTRNAETVLQEGGLAGKVRKDAEKKDQMKADLTALFLPRQPPMALSEAEQLMEEWNEDLDGMEGFVLEGKKFARLPEEEFGHFHTHDCYVFLCRYWVPVEYEEEEEKKKKGEGKAGEECEEEEEEKQPEEDFQCIVYFWQGREASNMGWLTFTFSLQKKFESLFPGKLEVVRMTQQQENPKFLSHFKRRFVIHRGKRKERTSPPQPSLYHIRTNGGALCTRCIQINTDAGLLNSEFCFILKVPFESTDNQGIVYTWVGRAADPDEAKLAEDIMNHMFDDSYSKQVINEGEEPENFFWVGIGSQKPYDEDAEYMKHSRLFRCSNEKGYFSVSEKCSDFCQDDLADDDIMLLDNGREVYMWVGTQTSQVEIKLSLKACQVYIQHMRSKDPTRPRKLRLVRKGNEPWPFTRCFHAWSVFRKPPA; translated from the exons ATGGCGGCCACCGGCGTCTTGCCCTTCGTCCGCGGCGTCGACCTCAGCGGCAACGACTTCAag gGCGGCTACTTCCCAGAGCACGTGAAGGCGATGACCAGCCTGCGCTGGCTGAAGCTGAACCACACGGGGCTCTGCTACCTGCCCGAGGAGCTCGCTGCCCTCCAGAAGCTG GAACACCTCTCCGTGAGTCACAACAGCCTCACCACACTCCATGGGGAACTCTCCGGCCTGCCCTGCCTCCGG GCGATCGTGGCTCGTGCAAACAGCCTGAAGAACTCGGGAGTCCCCGATGATATCTTCCAGCTGGATGACCTCTCAGTGCTG GACCTGAGCTACAACCAGCTCACAGAATGTCCCCGGGAACTGGAGAATGCCAAGAACATGCTGGTCCTCAACCTTGGCCACAACAG CATTGAGACCATCCCCAACCAGCTCTTCATCAACCTGACAGACCTGCTCTACCTCGACCTGAGCGACAACAAGCTGGAGAGCCTCCCACCGCAGATGAGACGCCTGGTCCACCTCCAGACTCTCATCCTCAACAACAACCCTCTCCTGCACGCGCAGCTCCG gcagctcccagcGATGACGGCCCTGCAGACCCTCCACCTCAGGAACACCCAGCGAACACAGAGCAATCTGCCCACCAGCCTTGAGGGTCTGGTGAACCTGGCAG ACGTGGACCTGTCCTGCAACGACCTCATCCGCATCCCTGAGTGCCTCTacaccctgggcagcctgcgGCGCCTCAACCTCAGCAGTAACCAGATCATGGAGCTGTCCCTCTGCATCGACCAGTGGACCCAGCTGGAGACCCTCAACCTGTCCCGCAACCAGCTCACCTCCTTGCCT TCAGCCATCTGTAAGCTGACCAAGCTGAAGAAGATGTACCTGAACTCCAACAAGCTCGACTTTGACGGGATCCCCTCAGGCATTGGCAAGCTCGCTAACCTGGAGGAGTTCATGGCGGCCAACAACAACCTGGAGCTCATCCCCGAGAGCCTGTGCAG GTGCTCCAAGCTGAGGAAGCTGGTGCTGAACAAGAACCGCCTGGTGACGCTGCCAGAAGCCATCCACTTCCTGACAGACATGGAG ATCCTGGATGTGCGGGAGAACCCCAACCTGGTGATGCCCCCGAAACCGGTGGATCGGACGTCGGAGTGGTACAACATCGACTTCTCCCTGCAGAACCAGCTCCGCCTGGCCGGAGCCTCCCCGGCCACTGTTgcggctgctgcagcag ggagCGGCACCAAGGACCCGCTGGCCCGCAAGATGCGGCTCCGGCGGCGCAAGGACTCTGCCCAGGACGACCAGGCCAAGCAGGTGCTGAAAGGGATGTCAGACGTGGCCCAGGAGAAGAACAAGAAGATAGAG gaGAGCGGGGAGGCGAAGGCACCAGACCTGAAGACGCGCCGCTGGGACCAGGGCCTGGAGAAGCCACAGCTGGACTACTCTGAGTTCTTCAGCGAGGATGtggggcagctgcctggcctCTGCGTCTGGCAGATCGAGAACTTTGTGCCCACGCTGGTGGACGAGGCTTTCCACGGCAAGTTCTACGAGGCCGACTGCTACATCGTGCTCAAG ACCTTCCTGGATGAGAACGGTTCCCTCAACTGGGAGATCTACTACTGGATCGGACAGGAGGCCACTCTGGACAAGAAGGCCTGCTCCGCCATCCATGCCGTCAACCTCCGCAACTACCTGGGGGCTGAGTGCCGCAGCATCCGCGAAGAGATGGGGGATGAGAGCGATGAGTTCCTCCAG GTCTTTGACAATGACATCTCCTACATCGAGGGTGGCACGGCCAGCGGCTTCTTCACTGTCGAGGACACGCAGTACATCACCAG GCTGTATCGTGTCTACGGGAAGAAGAATGTCAAGCTGGAGCCGGTGGCACTGAAAGGGACATCGCTGGATCCCCG GTTCGTCTTCCTCCTGGACCATGGCCTCAACCTCTTTGTGTGGCGCGGGAGCCAGGCCACGCTGAGCAGCACCACCAAGGCCAG GCTGTTTGCTGAGAAGATCAACAAGAATGAGCGGAAGGGCAAGGCAGAGATCACGCTGCTCACCCAGGGCCAGGAGACCCCCGACTTCTGGGAGGCGCTGGGGGGGCAGCCCGAGGAGATCCGGCCCTGCGTCCCCGATGACTTCCAGCCCCACAAGCCCAAGCTCTACAAG GTCGGCCTGGGCCTGGGCTACCTGGAGCTGCCCCAGATCAACTACAGGCTCTCGGTGGAGCACAAGAAGAGGCTGAAGGCTGATCTGATGCCGGAGATGCGCCTG ctgcagagcctgctggaCACCAAGAGCGTGTACATCCTGGACTGCTGGTCTGACGTCTTCATCTGGATCGGGAGGAAGTCGCCGCGGCTGGTGCGGGCGGCAGCGCTGAAGCTGAGCCAGGAGCTGTGCGGCATGCTGCACCGGCCCAAGCACGCCATGGTCACCCGGAACCTGGAGGGCACAGAGTGCCAG GTGTTCAAGTCCAAGTTCAAGAACTGGGACGACGTCCTGCGTGTGGATTACACCCGCAACGCTGAGACGGTGCTGCAGGAGGGCGGCCTCGCCGGGAAGGTCCGCAAGGATGCTGAGAAGAAGGACCAGATGAAGGCCGACCTCACGGCGCTCTTCctgccccgccagccccccatGGCCCTGAGCGAG gcagagcagctgatgGAGGAGTGGAACGAGGACCTAGACGGCATGGAGGGCTTCGTGCTGGAGGGCAAGAAATTCGCTCGCCTGCCCGAGGAGGAATTTGGCCACTTCCACACCCATGACTGCTACGTCTTCCTCTGCAG GTACTGGGTGCCAGTGGAgtatgaggaagaggaggagaagaagaagaagggtGAAGGCAAAGCAGGGGAGGAatgtgaggaagaggaggaggagaagcagcctgAGGAAGATTTCCAGTGCATAGTCTACTTCTGGCAAGGCCGGGAGGCCTCCAACATGGGCTGGCTCACCTTCACCTTCAGCCTCCAGAAGAAGTTTGAGAGTCTCTTCCCCGGCAAGCTGGAG GTCGTGCGCATgacccagcagcaggagaaccCCAAGTTCCTCTCGCACTTCAAGAGGAGGTTTGTCATCCACCGTGGCAAGCGGAAGGAGAGGACCAGCCCGCCTCAGCCCAGCCTCTACCACATCCGCACCAACGGGGGGGCCCTCTGCACCAG GTGCATCCAGATCAACACAGATGCTGGTCTGCTCAACTCGGAGTTTTGCTTCATCCTCAAG GTGCCCTTTGAGAGCACGGACAACCAGGGCATCGTCTACACCTGGGTGGGCCGGGCAGCCGACCCCGATGAGGCCAAGCTGGCTGAGGACATCATGAACCACATGTTTGATGACTCCTACAGCAAGCAG GTGATCAATGAGGGAGAAGAGCCTGAAAACTTCTTCTGGGTGGGCATTGGGAGCCAGAAGCCCTACGATGAAGACGCCGAGTATATGAAGCACTCCCGGCTCTTCAG GTGCTCCAATGAGAAGGGTTATTTCTCCGTGTCAGAGAAGTGCTCTGATTTCTGCCAGGACGATCTAGCTGATGACGACATCATGCTGCTCGACAACGGGCGGGAG GTCTACATGTGGGTGGGCACGCAGACCAGCCAGGTGGAGATCAAGCTGAGCCTCAAGGCGTGCCAG GTCTACATCCAGCACATGCGCTCCAAGGACCCCACGCGTCCCCGCAAGCTCCGGCTGGTGCGGAAAGGCAACGAGCCTTGGCCCTTCACCCGCTGCTTCCACGCCTGGAGCGTCTTCCGCAAGCCGCCTGCCTaa